One segment of Triticum aestivum cultivar Chinese Spring chromosome 2A, IWGSC CS RefSeq v2.1, whole genome shotgun sequence DNA contains the following:
- the LOC123185423 gene encoding uncharacterized protein — MKAKASTFFKQMLSTIVAVVKAKSTAVRAKTSTLKTRLLVLGILRNRKLLVSAINHKIHAIMGQDDHARKEEAAQQDDGANKAIVLYTSPSYVTERDVEEAAADEQEEEEESDDEYLTHSLFREEDDDDDELVNAPGSVIDVLRDAMEKEGEGAEFRLEDEIDHVADVFIRRIHKQLKLQKLESFKRFCEMMERSA; from the coding sequence atgaaggccaaggcttcCACATTCTTCAAGCAGATGCTGTCCACCATCGTCGCCGTCGTCAAGGCCAAGTCGACGGCGGTGCGCGCCAAGACGAGCACCTTGAAGACGCGCCTCCTCGTCCTCGGCATCCTCCGCAACAGGAAGCTCCTCGTCAGCGCCATCAACCACAAGATCCACGCCATCATGGGCCAGGACGACCACGCGCGCAAGGAGGAGGCCGCCCAACAAGACGACGGCGCCAACAAGGCCATCGTGCTCTACACGTCGCCCAGCTACGTGACGGAGCGCGACGTGGAGGAGGCCGCCGCCgatgagcaggaggaggaggaggagagcgacgacGAGTACTTGACGCACTCGCTGTTCCGtgaggaagacgacgacgacgacgagctgGTGAACGCGCCGGGGTCGGTGATTGACGTGCTGCGCGACGCCATggagaaggagggggagggggctgaGTTCCGGCTGGAGGACGAGATCGACCATGTCGCCGACGTCTTCATCCGCCGGATCCACAAGCAGCTCAAGCTGCAGAAGCTCGAGTCCTTCAAGAGGTTCtgcgagatgatggagaggagcgCTTGA
- the LOC123189039 gene encoding amino acid transporter AVT1I — translation MDMSTANTDPPPSSGKTSFLKTCINGINALSGVGLLSIPYALSQGGWLSLIVFMAIAVICFYTGLLLQRCMDSSSLVNTYPDIGAHAFGRRGRVIVATFMYLELYLVAIDFLILEGDNLHKLFPAASFRLGALRVSGKQAFVLAATLAVLPTTWFSSLNVLAYVAAGGALASVLLIAAVLWVGVFDGVGFRERGRLVRWDSMPSAMSLYSFCFSGHAVFPMIYTGMKDRKRFPMVLSLCFIVSTLSYGLMGIVGYLMYGDTLKSQITLNVPSASVAAKVAIYTTLVNPLAKYALVVAPVAEAAEGALGVGKSAPFRALVRTVLVVGTAVVALAVPFFADVVGLTGALLSCTATMLLPCLCYLKVRSKIGGDRGMGLETAACLAIVAIGTAIVGLGTYSSVKQIIRKL, via the exons ATGGACATGAGCACTGCCAACAccgatccgcctccgtcttccggCAAGACAAGCTTCCTCAAGACTTGTATCAATGGAATCAATGCGCTCTCAG GGGTCGGGCTGCTGTCGATTCCCTACGCACTGTCTCAGGGCGGATGGCTGAGCCTGATCGTCTTCATGGCCATCGCCGTCATCTGCTTCTACACCGGGCTTCTCCTGCAGAGGTGTATGGACTCCAGCTCGCTCGTCAACACCTACCCGGACATCGGAGCCCACGCCTTCGGCCGGAGAGGCCGCGTCATCGTCGCCACCTTCATGTACCTCGAGCTCTACCTCGTCGCCATCGACTTCCTCATCCTGGAGGGGGATAACCTGCACAAGCTCTTCCCGGCGGCGAGCTTCCGGCTCGGCGCGCTCCGTGTCAGCGGAAAGCAGGCGTTCGTGCTGGCGGCCACGCTGGCCGTGCTGCCGACCACGTGGTTCAGCAGCCTCAACGTGCTCGCCTACGTCGCTGCCGGTGGTGCGCTGGCGTCCGTTCTTCTCATCGCCGCCGTCCTGTGGGTCGGGGTGTTCGACGGCGTTGGGTTCCGCGAGAGGGGCAGGCTGGTGCGTTGGGACAGCATGCCCAGCGCCATGAGCTTGTATTCCTTCTGCTTCAGTGGCCATGCCGTGTTTCCCATGATATACACGGGGATGAAAGACAGGAAGAGGTTCCCCATG GTGCTGTCGCTGTGCTTCATCGTGAGCACACTCAGCTACGGCTTGATGGGCATCGTCGGGTACCTGATGTACGGCGACACGCTCAAATCCCAGATCACCCTCAACGTCCCGTCGGCGAGCGTGGCCGCCAAGGTGGCCATATACACCACGCTGGTGAACCCGCTGGCCAAGTACGCGCTGGTGGTCGCCCCCGTCGCCGAGGCCGCCGAGGGCGCGCTGGGCGTCGGCAAGAGCGCGCCCTTCCGCGCGCTCGTCAGGACGGTGCTCGTCGTCGGCACGGCTGTAGTCGCGCTGGCCGTGCCCTTTTTCGCCGACGTCGTGGGCCTCACGGGCGCTCTCCTCAGTTGCACGGCGACCATGCTGCTGCCGTGCCTCTGCTACCTCAAGGTCCGGTCAAAGATCGGCGGTGACAGGGGTATGGGGCTGGAGACTGCAGCTTGCCTGGCCATTGTCGCGATTGGCACCGCGATTGTTGGGCTGGGAACCTACAGTTCCGTGAAGCAGATTATACGCAAGTTATGA